One Euphorbia lathyris chromosome 1, ddEupLath1.1, whole genome shotgun sequence DNA segment encodes these proteins:
- the LOC136202659 gene encoding protein C2-DOMAIN ABA-RELATED 4-like: MENLMGLLRIHVHRGVNLAIRDVLTSDPYVVVRMGKQKLKTRVMKKTTNPEWNEDLTLSIDDPNIPIKIVVYDRDMFSRDDKMGDAEIDIRPFIGALKMQLEGLPSGTIITRIQPDRVNCLAEESHVVWVDGKLVQNVVLRLRNVETGEIELNFQWIHLPGSRGL; the protein is encoded by the exons ATGGAGAACTTGATGGGTCTGCTCAGAATTCATGTACACAGAGGAGTCAACCTTGCTATTAGAGATGTCCTTACTAGCGATCCTTACGTTGTCGTCAGGATGGGCAAACAG AAATTGAAAACCCGAGTGATGAAGAAAACTACGAATCCCGAGTGGAACGAAGACTTGACTCTTTCAATTGATGATCCTAATATTCCAATCAAGATT GTAGTATATGACAGAGACATGTTCAGCAGAGATGACAAAATGGGAGATGCAGAGATTGATATCCGTCCATTTATTGGGGCTCTAAAAATGCAGCTGGAAGGACTCCCAAGCGGAACCATAATAACTAGAATTCAACCGGACAGAGTAAACTGCTTAGCCGAAGAGAGCCATGTTGTTTGGGTTGATGGTAAGCTTGTTCAGAACGTTGTTCTTCGCCTAAGAAATGTGGAAACAGGTGAAATTGAGCTTAACTTTCAATGGATTCATCTTCCTGGTTCCAGGGGTTTATAA